In Parafrankia irregularis, the genomic window AACGCGGCGCGAGCACGACTCGGAACCCGTAGTTCTGCAGTGCCCAGACGGCGTACTCCCGCGAGGATCCGGTGCCGAAGTCCCGGCCGGCGACCAGAACGGTGGCGCCGTGGTGTTCCGGTCGGTTGAACACGAACTTCGGGTCCTGGCGCCAGTCGGCGAACAGCGAGTCCGCATGACCTGTGCGCGACGAACGATTGAGGAAACGCACCGGGATGATCTGGTCGGTGTCGACGTCACTCCGGCGCAGTGGCATCGCGGTACCGGTGTGGACGGTGAGCGCCTGCACGTGAACCTCCGTCACAGGTCGGTGGGTGCGGCGAGGGTACCGGCGACCGCGGTCGCCGCCGCCACCGCGGGCGAGACCAGATGGGTACGCGAGCCGCGTCCCTGCCGGCCCTCGAAGTTGCGATTGCTGGTGGAGGCGGCACGCTGCCCTGGCCGCAGACGGTCCTCGTTCAGCGCCGCGCACATCGAACAGCCGGCGGCCTGCCGGAAGTCCGCGCCCGCCGCCGTGAACACCGCGTCGAGCCCTTCGGCGCAGGCCTGCCGACGGACCGCCGCCGAGCCCGGAACAATGATCATCTGGATGCTGTCGGCGACCTTGCGGCCCTGCAGTACGGCCGCGGCCGCACGGAGGTCCTCGATCCGGCTGTTGGTGCAGGAACCGACGAAAACCGTGTCGACCGCGAGGTCACGCATCAGCTGACCTGGTCGCAGGTCCATGTATGCCAGCGCACGTTCGGCGGCCGTCCGTTCGGCCGGGTCGGTGAACGCGGTCGGCGCCGGGACCCGGCCGTCGAGCGAGACGCTCTGCGCCGGATTGGTGCCCCAGGACACGTAGGGAGTCAACGCCGCGGCATCGATGTCGACCTCGCGGTCGAACGTGGCGTCGTCATCGGAGACCAGCGTCCGCCAGTAGGCGAGCTCAGCGGCCCAGTCCGCGCCGGTCGGCATTCCCGGCCGGTGCCGAAGATAGTCAAAGGTGGTCTCGTCCGGCGCGACCACGCCGGCCCGGGAGCCGGCCTCGACAGACATGTTGCACAGCGTCATCCGGCCTTCCATCGACATCCGGCTGATCGCCTCGCCGCGGTACTCGATCAGGTGTCCCTGGCCGCCGGCTGTCCCGATCTGGGCGATCAGCGCCAGCACCAGGTCCTTGGCCGTGGTCCCGTCGGGTAGCCGGCCGGAAACCGTCACGGCCATGTCGCCCGGACGGCGGATCGACAGGGTCTGCGTCGCGAGGACGTGCTCGACCTGCTTGGTGCCGATTCCGAGCGCGAGCGTGCCGAACGCACCCTGGGTGGTGGTGTGGGAGTCGCAGCACACGATCGTCATCCCGGGCCTG contains:
- the leuC gene encoding 3-isopropylmalate dehydratase large subunit, which encodes MGKTLTQKIWEEHLVRRDSTGEDLLYVDLHMLHEVNTPQAFDSLRAAGRTVRRPELTVATEDHNTPTVSTSRAIQRPDALEQSSLLRSNCAEFGVRLHRLGEPTQGIVHVIGPELGLTRPGMTIVCCDSHTTTQGAFGTLALGIGTKQVEHVLATQTLSIRRPGDMAVTVSGRLPDGTTAKDLVLALIAQIGTAGGQGHLIEYRGEAISRMSMEGRMTLCNMSVEAGSRAGVVAPDETTFDYLRHRPGMPTGADWAAELAYWRTLVSDDDATFDREVDIDAAALTPYVSWGTNPAQSVSLDGRVPAPTAFTDPAERTAAERALAYMDLRPGQLMRDLAVDTVFVGSCTNSRIEDLRAAAAVLQGRKVADSIQMIIVPGSAAVRRQACAEGLDAVFTAAGADFRQAAGCSMCAALNEDRLRPGQRAASTSNRNFEGRQGRGSRTHLVSPAVAAATAVAGTLAAPTDL